A genomic window from Solanum dulcamara chromosome 11, daSolDulc1.2, whole genome shotgun sequence includes:
- the LOC129874635 gene encoding NAP1-related protein 2-like → MVVDNSKKLKTAVEENADQIDTDLVFSIEKLQEVQDELEKVNEQASEEVLAIEQKYNEIRRPVYEKRNEVIKSIPDFWVTAFLSHPALGELLNVEDQKIFKYLDSLDVEDFKDVTSGYSLTFIFKPNPYFEDTKLVKTYTFLDEGTTKITGTAIKWKEGMGAAYGGNPEMKGNKRPPSEESFFSWFSETQLKDIADGLSDEVGEIIKEDLWPNPLKYFNNEADEEVSDGDGDGDGDGDGDEDEDEDEDDEDEEDNDDDEEDEDDG, encoded by the exons ATGGTGGTTGACAATTCCAAGAAATTGAAGACAGCAGTTGAGGAAAACGCCGATCAAATTGACACTGATCTTGTTTTCTCCATCGAGAAGCTTCAGGAAGTTCAAGATGAACTTGAAAAG GTTAATGAACAAGCTAGTGAGGAGGTATTAGCAATTGAACAGAAGTATAATGAGATAAGGAGGCCTGTTTACGAGAAAAGAAATGAGGTCATCAAATCAATTCCTGACTTTTGGGTGACTGCC TTCTTAAGTCACCCTGCCCTTGGTGAGCTTTTGAATGTGGAAGATCAGAAG ATCTTCAAGTACTTGGATTCTCTTGATGTGGAGGATTTCAAAGATGTGACATCTGGTTATTCCCTTACTTTT ATATTCAAACCAAATCCTTATTTTGAAGACACAAAACTAGTGAAGACATATACATTCCTTGATGAAGGAACAACAAAGATAACTGGAACGGCTATTAAGTGGAAGGAAGGCATG GGTGCGGCTTATGGCGGTAATCCTGAGATGAAAGGAAACAAGCGGCCTCCATCCGAGGAAAG CTTTTTTAGTTGGTTTTCTGAGACTCAGCTTAAAGATATTGCGGATGGGCTTAGTGATGAG GTTGGTGAGATCATTAAGGAGGACTTATGGCCTAATCCGCTGAAATATTTTAACAAT GAAGCTGATGAAGAAGTTTCTGATGGAGATGGAGATGGAGATGGAGATGGAGATGGAGACGAGGACGAGGATGAGGACGAGGacgatgaagatgaagag GATAACGATGATGATGAGGAAGATGAGGATGACGGCTGA